In one window of Longimicrobium sp. DNA:
- the speD gene encoding S-adenosylmethionine decarboxylase has protein sequence MNGREWLVEAHGCSPDALADPGVLRRLFDRIVADLALHPVQPAQWHKFPGPGGVTGLCLLAESHLACHTFPEHGSICVNLFCCRPRPEWDWNANLRDALGADEVVVRSFERAYAAVPAAAV, from the coding sequence ATGAACGGTCGCGAATGGCTGGTCGAGGCGCACGGGTGCAGCCCGGACGCGCTCGCCGACCCCGGCGTGCTGCGCCGGCTGTTCGACCGCATCGTCGCCGACCTGGCGCTGCACCCCGTGCAGCCCGCCCAGTGGCACAAGTTCCCCGGCCCGGGCGGCGTCACCGGCCTGTGCCTGCTGGCCGAAAGCCACCTGGCCTGCCACACCTTTCCCGAGCACGGCAGCATCTGCGTGAACCTGTTCTGCTGCCGGCCGCGCCCGGAGTGGGACTGGAACGCCAACCTGCGCGACGCGCTGGGCGCTGACGAAGTGGTGGTGAGGAGCTTCGAGCGCGCCTACGCCGCCGTTCCCGCCGCGGCCGTATGA
- a CDS encoding DinB family protein, giving the protein MIPRPAAYEYAPFYARYVDGVPDGDLPSILQAQLNQVLAFARGLPEERGGHRYAPGKWTIREVLGHMVDTERIFAYRALRIARGDATPLAGFEENAYVQAGRFDARTLADLAEEYEAVRRATLHLFRHLDDEALARSGTANGADVTVRALAWIIAGHERHHLGMLRGVYSEG; this is encoded by the coding sequence ATGATCCCCCGCCCCGCCGCGTACGAGTACGCCCCCTTCTACGCCCGCTACGTGGACGGCGTCCCCGATGGCGACCTGCCCAGCATCCTGCAGGCACAGCTGAACCAGGTGCTCGCGTTCGCCCGCGGGCTTCCCGAGGAACGGGGAGGGCACCGCTATGCCCCGGGCAAGTGGACCATCCGCGAGGTGCTGGGGCACATGGTGGATACGGAGCGCATCTTCGCCTACCGCGCGCTGCGCATCGCCCGGGGCGACGCTACGCCGCTGGCGGGCTTCGAGGAGAACGCCTACGTGCAGGCGGGGCGCTTCGATGCGCGCACCCTCGCTGACTTGGCGGAGGAGTACGAGGCCGTCCGCCGCGCCACTCTGCACCTGTTCCGCCACCTGGACGACGAAGCCCTGGCGCGCTCGGGTACGGCGAATGGCGCGGATGTCACGGTCCGCGCGCTGGCCTGGATCATCGCCGGCCACGAGCGGCACCACCTGGGGATGCTCCGCGGGGTGTACAGCGAGGGTTGA